The genomic region GAGAAGGCCCGTGAACGTCCATGAAGCCCGGAGGGAGCCCGAGGCGCACGCCCCCCTCACGGAGCTGCTGGGCACGGAGGCCTATGCGGCGGTGCCCCTCATGTACAGGGGAACGGTCATCGGCGTCCTCTGGGTGGACAACTACTTCAACAAGAAGCCCATCACGGAAGAGGACATGAAGTTCCTCACGGGCTTTGCCGATCAGGTGGCCGCGGCCATCCAGGCCGCGCGCCTCTTCCAGCAGGTCTCCCTGGCCGAGGCCGAGCTGGAGAACATCTTCCGCTCCATATCCGACATGGTGTTTTTCACGAGCAAGGACTACACCGTAAAGAGCGTCAACGATGCCGTGGCCGAGAGGCTGGGGATGTCCAAGGAGAGCATCGTGGGAAAGAAATGCTACCAGGTCTTCCACGGCATGGAGGAGCCCTGGCCCCTCTGTTCGCATCACAAGACCATGGAAACCCTCAAACATTACGTGGAGGAGCTGGAGGACCCGAACCTGGGCGGAACCTTCCTGACGTCCACATCGCCCATTTTCGACACGGACGGCAATTTTCTGGGCACCGTGCACATCGTCAGGGACATCACGGAGATCAAGGACCTGAGGGAGAAGCTTCAGTCCAAGGAGCGGATGGCCGCCCTGGGCGAGGTGGCGGCCAAGGTCGCCCACGAGATCCGGAACCCACTCGTCTCGGTGGGCGGGTTCGCCAAGCGCCTCGAAAACAAGCTCGACGGGGGGCTCAAGGAATACGCGCGCATCATCTCCAACGAGGTCACGCGCCTGGAGGACATTCTCCGGGAGATATTGGGCTTCGTGCGGGAGGTGCGGGTTTCCAAGAGGGAGGTGGACCTCAACGACGTGGTCACGGGAGTGCTGGACCTTCTGGGAAGCGAGGTTTCGGCTCGGGGCAACGCGCTGGTGCGGCAGCTTGAGCCCGAGGTGATGATAAACGTGGACCCCGACCGGATGAAGGAGGCCATCCTCAACATCATGAACAACGCCAATCAGGCCACGGAGAAGGGCACGGTGACGGTGCGGACGTACGCCGCGGACGGAAGCGGCGTCCTGGAGGTGACCGATACGGGGTGCGGCATACGGGAGGAGGACCTGGTCCGCATCTTCGACCCCTTCTTCACGACGCGCCCTACGGGGACGGGGTTGGGGCTGGCCATTTCCAAGAGGATTATCGAGGAGAACAACGGAAGGATCGAAGCTCGCAGCGGCGGCATCGGTACGGGCACCGTCTTTAAAATCTATCTACCCCTGAAGGAGGAAGCGCATGAGTAAGATTCTCGTCGTGGACGACGACGCCCATATCCTGAAGCTCTATGAAGAGGAACTCACCGAGGAAGGGTATGATGTCGTGACGGCCAGCACCGGCAAGGAAGCCATGGAGAAGTTCGAGTCCGACAACCCGGACCTCGTCACCCTGGACATCCTGATGCCGGACATAGACGGCATCAGCCTGCTCCGGCGCATGAAGGAGAAGAGGCCCCGCCTGCCTATCATAATGTCCACGGCCTATGACTACAGGGACGACTTCGCGGTCTGGGCGTCGGAGGCCTACATCGTCAAATCGGCCGACCTCTCGGAGATGAAGGCCATGATAAGGAAGCTCCTGAGCAAATGAGCACGGATGTCCTGAAAGCGGAGGACGCCGTCTACGGGGGCTATGTCCTGGCGCGCAACGACGGGGTGATATTCATCCGCGGTGCGATTCCCGGCGAGGTGGTGCAGGTCAGGGTGCAGGAGAGGAAGAAGGACTACGCCGTGGCCGCGGTCTCCGAGGTGGTGGAGCCCTCCGAGCACCGGGTGGAGCCTCCCTGTGCGTATTTCGGCCGCTGCGGGGGCTGCCAGCTTCAGTACGCCTCCTACGAGATACAGGCGGCCATGAAGGCCCATGTCCTCACGGACTGTCTGAGGCGCATCGGAGACATCAGGAGCGAGCCGGCCCCTTCGCTTACGGGAAAGCCCTTCGGGTATCGCCGCAGGGGACAGTTCAAGGTCTCCCGCACGGGCGAGGTGGGCTTCTATCGCGAGGGCACCCGGGAGGTGGTGCCCGTGCAGGGCTGCCCCCTCATGGCGGAGGAGATTAACGCCGCCCTGGGCTGGCTCAGACCCGAGTGGCTCCTGGGGGCGAAGGAAATCCACATCACCAGCGGGGACGGCCTCTTGGCCTGCGTCAAGGGAAAGCCTTTCGACGAGGGCCTGGCCGAGCGCCTGGTGGAAAGCGGTTTTGCGGGGGTCGCCTTCGAGGATGGAAGCTACCGGGGGGCCGGGTACGTTGCTTTGGACCTCACGGGGCTTCGGTATACGGTCTCCGCGTGGAGCTTCCTTCAGAGCAACTGGGAGCTGAACCGCGCCCTGGTGGGGCTCCTCCTTGAGAAGCTGAACCCCGCGCCTGGCGTCCGGGTGCTGGATTTGTACGCGGGAGCGGGGAATTTCTCTCTTCCCCTCATGAAGGCCGGCGACGTGCGGGTGACCGCCGTGGAGGACAACCCCCACGCCATCAGGGACGCGCGGAGGAACGTGGAGCAAAACGGGCTTCGGGGCTATGACATCCTCCGGGGCAGGGCGGAAAGCGTGAAGCTCAAAGGCGCCTACGACCTGGTTGTCCTGGACCCGCCCAGGCCGGGCCTCACCAACGCCGCCCTCGAGCGGGTGCTCGCCCTGGCGCCGCCCCGGGTGCTCTATATATCGTGCAACCCCTCCACCCTGGCCCGCGACCTCAAGAAACTCGCCCCGGCCTACGAGCTGGACGAGGTGAGGATGGTGGATTTCTTCCCCAACACCTACCACGTGGAGGCCGCGGCCTTCCTCACAAAGAAAGAGGGCCGGTAGCGCCCGGCCCCCGGCCCTTCGTTTTCGAGATATTTTCGCCCGCGACGTTTTCCCGCCCCTGGGGGTCTCCTTCTCAATGCGCTCCGTGGATGAGCACGGGCAGGCAGCGGACGCAGACCGTCTTCTCCTCACCTTCGTGGATGCAGTGCAGATAGACCCTGTCGGCCCCGTCGTAGCCGCAGACAAAGCACCGGGGTTTCATTTGCCCTCCCCGAGGGCGTTCAGCTCCGCGACTATGGCCTCGGGGTCGAGGCTGTGCATCATGCAGCCGAAGCTCAGGGATTCCACGTTCATCCCCGGGCAGGTGAAGCACCCGTTGCCGAAGTGCTTCTCGATGACCGCGCGAGCTTCCGGACTGCTCTTGACCACGTCGCCGATAAGGGAGTCTTTGGTGTAGCGCTTCTCCGTGGTAGCCATGAGAGTGACCTCCTTTGCGTCTTTGATTCTATGATACGGCCCTCCGTGCTAAGATTCTATGACGAAGGTCATAGGGGAGAGCCCGGGCCTATGACGGCGGTCATGGCGGCTTCGGAGGAAGGGACGCATAATACGGGAAAACACCGCATCGAGGAGGATACATGGACCGGTACGTTAAGGGCTTCATCGCCATGAGCATCGTCTATCTTTCTGTGGCCTCCGTCATCGGCGTGCTGATGATCATTCATAGCCCCTTCAGGGTTACGCTCACCTTCGTGCACTCTCACCTCATGCTCCTGGGCTGGGTTTCCATGATGATATACGGGGTGGGCTACCATATCCTGCCCCGGTTCGCCGGGCGACTGTTGAAAAAGACGGCCCTGGCGGAAGCGCAATTCTGGATGGCCAACGCGGGGCTTCTGGGCATGGTGGTCATGGACGCCTTGGGCCGGTACAACCCCGGGGTCCCGGCCTACCGCACGGTGCTGGCCCTCTCCGGCATACTGGAGGTCGCATCCATCTTCGTATTTTTCTACTTGATGGCCGTCACCCTCTTTGGAGGGGAGGGACAGGCGTAGAGGCCGGGCGTCAGAGGCCCAGGGCCTCCAGCCCGGCGCGGTCCTTGATGACGATCCTGCCTTCCTTCTCCTCGATGAGCCCCTGCTTCTTGAACTGGCTCATGGTGCGGATGGATGTCTCCACCGTGGTGCCCACCATCTCGGCGATGTCCTGCTTGGTGAGCCGGAGGCCGATTTCGATTCCCTCGGGGCTCTCGCGGCCGCTCTTTGAGGCCAGCTTCAGAAGGAGGGCGGCTATCCTGGCGCCGACCTTCTCCAGGGCGATGGTCTTCGTCATCTCGTGGGACTCCTTCATGCGCTCCCCCAGGCTCTGGACGATTTTCATTGCAAGCTCCGGAAACCGCTCCAGGACCTTGAGGAGGTCCCTCCGGGATATCTTCGCCGCCTCGGTGTCCTCCATGGCCACGGCATTGGCCGGGTAGGGGAAGCCCCGCACCACGGCTATTCCCCCGAAAAACTCGTCGGGCCCGATGACCTCCAGGATTATCTCCTTGCCGTCCTGGGAGAGCTTGGTAATCTTTACCTTCCCCTTGACCACGAAGTAGAACCACTCGGAGGGGTCCCCCTCGGCAAAGATGAGGTTCCGCCTGCCGAAGCTCTCCGGGACGAGGAACCTCTCTATTTCCTTGAGGTCTTCCTCGGAAAGGTCTTCAAAGATGGATATTTTGTCCAGTTTCAGCATGGCTCTAAGCTTAATAAAATCGACCTGAAAAAACAAGAAAGCAACTGCCTCATTCGAAATGTGAACGAACCCTTGGCCACAGCCTTCCGGGTGCTTATGGGCCGTGACCTTCCTCTGCGGGGACACGGCGGACGTGCGTGCCTCTGGCCGTATCCTCCGGCAGGGGAGGGGAAAGCCTATTCCGCGGGCACACCCAGGGGTAGATAGGGTCGGGGGTTCAGGTCCAGGCCGGCCCGCTCCCCCTTTCTCAGGCGGTGATAGCCGGCCAGGGCTATCATGGCGGCGTTGTCCGTGCAAAGGCCCGGCGGGGGAAGGAAAAGCTCCACCTCCCTCTCGCGGGCCATCTCCTTCATGCGGGCCCGGAGGGAGCTGTTTGCCGCCACCCCGCCGGAGAGGGCCACCCGGCGGATGTGAAAC from Nitrospirota bacterium harbors:
- a CDS encoding PAS domain S-box protein gives rise to the protein MELLFESVQSGIITLDRNYTITAANRYIERWIDKPLKEIILRNALDVFHEKGGICPHCAARITFEEGDINTITQSSGLNYADLASYPIKDDKGEVAEAVVFIQDITDRVLYQEEIMGLYKEVMQTKEYMESLIGNSADAIVTFDNEGVVKSWNPAAEEIYGFKKDEVVGQFLPFVPESLVEFEKENIERIRRGEVLKMETFRRRKDGVLIEVSLTLSPIKDVTGEIIGISSISRDISDKKRVEKELIRRNQELSRLFFISSAMTGTLELDKLLKMVLTAVTVSDGLGFNRAILFLVDQGQGVLRATMGVGPSSPEEAWRVWDTLSSDHRTLHEMMQDIVEGPLLRDSFLDRLDADVAMPLGGDTVLARCVRERRPVNVHEARREPEAHAPLTELLGTEAYAAVPLMYRGTVIGVLWVDNYFNKKPITEEDMKFLTGFADQVAAAIQAARLFQQVSLAEAELENIFRSISDMVFFTSKDYTVKSVNDAVAERLGMSKESIVGKKCYQVFHGMEEPWPLCSHHKTMETLKHYVEELEDPNLGGTFLTSTSPIFDTDGNFLGTVHIVRDITEIKDLREKLQSKERMAALGEVAAKVAHEIRNPLVSVGGFAKRLENKLDGGLKEYARIISNEVTRLEDILREILGFVREVRVSKREVDLNDVVTGVLDLLGSEVSARGNALVRQLEPEVMINVDPDRMKEAILNIMNNANQATEKGTVTVRTYAADGSGVLEVTDTGCGIREEDLVRIFDPFFTTRPTGTGLGLAISKRIIEENNGRIEARSGGIGTGTVFKIYLPLKEEAHE
- a CDS encoding response regulator — translated: MSKILVVDDDAHILKLYEEELTEEGYDVVTASTGKEAMEKFESDNPDLVTLDILMPDIDGISLLRRMKEKRPRLPIIMSTAYDYRDDFAVWASEAYIVKSADLSEMKAMIRKLLSK
- a CDS encoding class I SAM-dependent RNA methyltransferase, with protein sequence MSTDVLKAEDAVYGGYVLARNDGVIFIRGAIPGEVVQVRVQERKKDYAVAAVSEVVEPSEHRVEPPCAYFGRCGGCQLQYASYEIQAAMKAHVLTDCLRRIGDIRSEPAPSLTGKPFGYRRRGQFKVSRTGEVGFYREGTREVVPVQGCPLMAEEINAALGWLRPEWLLGAKEIHITSGDGLLACVKGKPFDEGLAERLVESGFAGVAFEDGSYRGAGYVALDLTGLRYTVSAWSFLQSNWELNRALVGLLLEKLNPAPGVRVLDLYAGAGNFSLPLMKAGDVRVTAVEDNPHAIRDARRNVEQNGLRGYDILRGRAESVKLKGAYDLVVLDPPRPGLTNAALERVLALAPPRVLYISCNPSTLARDLKKLAPAYELDEVRMVDFFPNTYHVEAAAFLTKKEGR
- a CDS encoding DUF1858 domain-containing protein, giving the protein MATTEKRYTKDSLIGDVVKSSPEARAVIEKHFGNGCFTCPGMNVESLSFGCMMHSLDPEAIVAELNALGEGK
- a CDS encoding Crp/Fnr family transcriptional regulator is translated as MLKLDKISIFEDLSEEDLKEIERFLVPESFGRRNLIFAEGDPSEWFYFVVKGKVKITKLSQDGKEIILEVIGPDEFFGGIAVVRGFPYPANAVAMEDTEAAKISRRDLLKVLERFPELAMKIVQSLGERMKESHEMTKTIALEKVGARIAALLLKLASKSGRESPEGIEIGLRLTKQDIAEMVGTTVETSIRTMSQFKKQGLIEEKEGRIVIKDRAGLEALGL
- a CDS encoding tRNA (adenosine(37)-N6)-threonylcarbamoyltransferase complex transferase subunit TsaD; this encodes FHIRRVALSGGVAANSSLRARMKEMAREREVELFLPPPGLCTDNAAMIALAGYHRLRKGERAGLDLNPRPYLPLGVPAE